One stretch of Halobacillus litoralis DNA includes these proteins:
- a CDS encoding heterocycloanthracin/sonorensin family bacteriocin produces the protein MNEFQNQIQNLDVGEFHAQQLVPSQQAEAYTNDARLCVGLGFGLGGCFGCFSCFGCGGCGGCARCGGCGGCARCAGCGGCARCGGCARCGGCGRCGGR, from the coding sequence TTGAATGAATTTCAAAATCAAATTCAGAACTTAGATGTCGGTGAATTTCATGCTCAACAATTAGTGCCGAGTCAGCAGGCAGAAGCGTATACGAATGATGCGCGTTTGTGTGTCGGCCTTGGGTTCGGACTTGGAGGATGTTTCGGCTGTTTCAGTTGCTTCGGATGTGGCGGTTGTGGAGGCTGTGCCCGCTGTGGGGGATGCGGTGGTTGTGCCCGCTGTGCAGGGTGCGGAGGCTGTGCTCGTTGTGGAGGCTGCGCCCGTTGCGGCGGCTGCGGACGCTGCGGGGGCCGCTGA
- a CDS encoding GNAT family N-acetyltransferase, which produces MQTNIRKENPQDYRRVEEMAREAFWNLYFPGCHEHFIIHKMREHEDFIKDLSFVIEVDGEVVGAIFYTHSKIVSKNQKEYRTISFGPVFISPEFHRKGLGRKLITHSIQAAKEKGYRAILTLGFPYHYEPYGFVGGKQYNISMPDGKFYKGLLVLPLYEGALEDISGYVVFSDALEVDDEEVTAFDQSFPPKEKKVQESQREFEKAASMLDE; this is translated from the coding sequence ATGCAAACGAACATCAGAAAAGAAAATCCACAAGATTACAGAAGAGTGGAAGAAATGGCGAGAGAAGCCTTTTGGAATTTATATTTCCCTGGATGTCATGAACATTTCATTATACACAAGATGAGAGAGCATGAAGATTTTATCAAGGACCTCTCATTTGTGATCGAAGTTGATGGTGAGGTTGTCGGTGCCATTTTCTATACACATTCAAAAATAGTCTCAAAAAATCAGAAAGAATATAGAACGATTAGTTTTGGGCCTGTTTTCATCTCTCCTGAATTTCATAGAAAAGGGCTTGGAAGAAAGTTAATCACTCATTCTATTCAAGCTGCGAAAGAAAAGGGATATCGTGCCATCCTTACCCTGGGGTTTCCCTATCATTATGAACCCTATGGATTTGTAGGTGGAAAACAATACAACATCTCCATGCCTGATGGAAAGTTTTATAAAGGCTTGTTGGTCCTGCCGCTCTACGAAGGGGCGCTTGAGGACATTTCCGGTTATGTCGTTTTTTCTGATGCACTGGAAGTTGATGATGAGGAAGTCACTGCATTTGATCAATCGTTTCCTCCAAAAGAAAAAAAGGTTCAAGAAAGCCAACGTGAGTTTGAAAAAGCCGCATCTATGCTTGATGAATAA
- a CDS encoding DUF2332 domain-containing protein, with product MDTKNMARIFNVFAKEECAGSSDLYERLSLQIADDEYLLQLCLSVREGQPVPNLLFASVHDLLLRGADHELANFYPSVTDKPDRRENPFPIFKAFCRENEEAILERLKTKRVQTNEVRRCAYLYPVFCSIHQQTKKPLSLIEIGTSAGLQLLWDQYSYSYGDDQIYGNLDSYVHLTSKVRRGSLSPDVLKHTPSVTKRVGIDIHVSDLTKEEDVHWLKALIWPEHEERRKNFETAVQQLRTYPPVLKEGDGVAMLPEIAGEIPEDTTLCIFHTHVANQMPESVKDELLRQVAGIGQRREVYHIYNNMSDRKLHVDSVVSGRLKTETIGETDGHGRWFDWERDFTKR from the coding sequence ATGGATACAAAAAACATGGCTCGAATATTTAATGTTTTTGCAAAGGAAGAGTGTGCAGGGTCCAGTGACCTTTATGAACGGCTGTCTTTACAAATCGCTGATGACGAGTATTTATTACAACTTTGTCTTTCAGTAAGAGAAGGACAGCCAGTTCCCAACCTTCTCTTCGCATCTGTTCACGATTTACTCTTGAGAGGCGCGGATCATGAGCTCGCCAATTTCTATCCAAGTGTAACGGATAAACCAGACAGGAGGGAAAATCCTTTTCCAATCTTTAAGGCGTTTTGTCGGGAGAATGAGGAGGCTATCCTTGAACGGCTAAAAACAAAACGAGTCCAAACGAACGAGGTTCGCCGATGTGCTTACCTTTACCCAGTATTTTGTTCCATTCATCAGCAAACAAAAAAGCCTCTATCGCTCATTGAAATCGGTACAAGTGCCGGACTGCAATTATTGTGGGATCAGTACAGCTATTCCTATGGAGACGATCAAATTTACGGAAACCTGGATTCGTACGTTCATCTCACGTCCAAGGTAAGAAGAGGATCACTTTCTCCTGATGTACTGAAACACACGCCTTCCGTAACGAAGCGGGTAGGGATCGATATACATGTCAGTGATTTAACAAAGGAAGAGGATGTTCATTGGCTGAAGGCACTTATATGGCCGGAGCATGAGGAGCGGAGAAAGAATTTTGAAACAGCCGTCCAACAACTGAGAACCTATCCGCCCGTTTTAAAAGAAGGGGATGGAGTCGCCATGCTTCCTGAAATCGCTGGTGAAATTCCAGAGGATACGACTCTATGTATCTTCCATACCCATGTAGCCAACCAGATGCCGGAAAGTGTAAAAGATGAGCTTCTTCGTCAAGTTGCCGGGATCGGACAGAGAAGAGAGGTCTACCATATCTACAACAACATGAGTGATAGAAAGCTTCATGTGGATTCTGTTGTCAGTGGCCGTTTGAAGACGGAGACGATCGGTGAAACGGATGGCCACGGACGGTGGTTTGATTGGGAAAGAGATTTCACTAAGCGATGA
- a CDS encoding ABC transporter ATP-binding protein encodes MVRMSMQDLGIAYGEVKIVEDLNLHIPEGEITTIIGPNGCGKSTILKTMSRLLEPKSGVVYLDGKAIHKESTKEIAKKMAVLPQTPQAPSGLTVYELVSYGRFPHQRGFGKLTDEDRDIIGWALEVTGVQQFSERQIDALSGGQRQKVWIAMALAQGTDLLLLDEPTTYLDLAHQLEVLTLLEKLNKEEGRTIVMVLHDLNHAARFADHLVALNGGKIIKEGTAHEVMTSAVLRRVFNIDAAIVTDPRTHRPALITYDLIGKENESTQQKPVSIYG; translated from the coding sequence ATGGTGAGAATGTCCATGCAGGACTTAGGCATTGCCTATGGTGAAGTGAAGATTGTCGAAGATTTGAACTTGCATATCCCTGAAGGAGAAATCACGACGATCATCGGACCGAACGGCTGCGGTAAATCGACGATTTTGAAAACGATGTCGCGCTTGCTTGAACCGAAGTCCGGAGTCGTCTATTTGGATGGAAAAGCGATTCATAAAGAATCGACGAAAGAAATCGCCAAGAAAATGGCGGTTCTTCCCCAAACCCCACAGGCACCGAGCGGCTTGACGGTCTATGAGCTTGTTTCTTATGGACGTTTTCCACATCAACGCGGATTCGGTAAATTGACGGATGAAGATCGTGACATCATCGGATGGGCACTTGAAGTAACGGGTGTTCAGCAATTTTCAGAACGTCAAATTGATGCCTTATCCGGCGGCCAGCGTCAAAAAGTGTGGATTGCAATGGCCTTAGCTCAGGGGACGGACCTCCTGCTGCTGGATGAACCGACCACCTACCTGGACCTTGCACACCAGCTTGAAGTCCTCACCCTTTTGGAAAAGTTGAACAAAGAAGAAGGCCGTACCATCGTCATGGTGTTACACGATTTGAACCATGCCGCCCGTTTCGCTGACCATTTGGTAGCCTTGAATGGCGGGAAGATCATTAAGGAAGGAACGGCACATGAAGTGATGACTTCTGCTGTCCTGAGACGTGTTTTTAACATTGATGCGGCGATTGTCACGGATCCCCGCACCCATCGACCGGCGTTGATCACGTATGATTTGATCGGGAAGGAAAACGAATCAACACAGCAAAAACCCGTCAGTATATATGGCTGA
- a CDS encoding SRPBCC family protein, which produces MPLIIHRTYIEAPTHVCFDLARNVDVHTQTTSKTNEKAVAGVTEGWMEEGDEVTWEATHFGIRQRLTARITEMDRPHRFVDVMVKGASHSFTHTHEFFEKVGGTVMVDTFAYQSPLGPLGIMADRLFLEKYMKGFIELRANELKKMAENEKDPELNSEP; this is translated from the coding sequence GTGCCTTTGATTATTCATCGGACATATATAGAAGCACCTACGCATGTGTGCTTCGATCTCGCGAGGAATGTGGATGTCCACACACAAACCACCAGCAAAACTAATGAAAAAGCGGTGGCTGGAGTGACGGAAGGTTGGATGGAAGAAGGAGATGAAGTGACTTGGGAAGCGACACACTTCGGCATCCGGCAACGACTGACAGCCCGGATCACAGAAATGGACCGCCCGCATCGTTTTGTCGATGTCATGGTCAAAGGGGCTTCCCATTCCTTTACCCATACTCATGAGTTTTTCGAAAAAGTAGGGGGCACAGTGATGGTGGATACGTTCGCCTATCAATCACCACTCGGTCCCCTCGGTATTATGGCCGACCGCCTTTTTCTGGAGAAGTACATGAAAGGCTTTATCGAACTTCGTGCCAACGAACTAAAGAAGATGGCGGAAAACGAAAAAGACCCAGAGTTAAACTCTGAGCCTTAA
- a CDS encoding penicillin acylase family protein, which translates to METARQIDPQKKKRSRWKKATWLTLGIIVLLVVSAVIFVNAYTLRSLPETDGEASLSGLEASVTVTRDEQGVPHIQAENELDVFRAQGYVQAQDRLFQMELARRQASGRLSEVVGEATVDQDRYFRTLGLRRAAEKSLAVYSDEATERLEAFAEGVNAFMESEPLPPEFAMMNIDPEPWTPLDSLTIGKYMAFDLGGHWERQAFNYYLLQNFSEEEAYELFPTYPDEAPTVLAEADAVDIEKSFAHVIIPNEFNGSNNWVVSGDRTASGSPMLADDPHLGMATPSIWYQMHLEAPGYNVSGVIFAGIPGIILGHNDNIAWGVTNVGPDVQQLYLEKRNPDNPNQFLYEDEWEEADVFTETIDVKDGDPVELEVVETRHGPVISDYAGESGKDTLLSLRWTALDATTELEAVLEMNRADNWNSFEKGLEKFLAPAQNFVFASKDGTIAYKANGQVPIYNEPDDALLPMRGWESEDEWQGFVPFDELPRVVNPEEGFIATANNKITTEDYHYHISHNWAQPYRYARISEMLEGENELTPEQFQAMQMDVKNLQAEEFLPLLLDYVAPVTSMEKEAIALMEEWNKEDDRALAQPLIFHRWMANIQDELYNVDLSGDIQQFFEGSGQTTDELLRMGEESRWMQKAGGMESVITEAFQATMNEGKEEFGENPSEWAWGDAHAVEFTHPLSSIGFLERFLNPGDPRPVSGSRVTVRAAGFNSKGLVNHGASWRFVIDMDDTTEAYHVVGPGQSGHFRSDWYHDQLEDWVEGEYHRTSTDEVDGEVLTLTP; encoded by the coding sequence ATGGAGACAGCTAGACAAATCGATCCACAAAAAAAGAAGCGGTCACGGTGGAAAAAAGCGACCTGGCTTACGCTTGGAATCATCGTTTTATTGGTAGTCAGTGCTGTGATTTTTGTAAACGCTTACACGTTACGGAGCCTGCCTGAGACCGACGGCGAGGCATCGCTATCTGGACTGGAAGCTTCCGTGACCGTGACGAGGGATGAACAGGGGGTGCCTCACATCCAGGCTGAAAACGAACTGGATGTCTTCCGTGCCCAAGGCTATGTCCAGGCACAGGACCGGCTTTTTCAGATGGAGCTTGCGCGCAGGCAGGCATCAGGAAGGTTGAGTGAAGTGGTCGGGGAAGCGACGGTCGATCAGGACCGGTATTTCCGGACGCTGGGCTTAAGGCGGGCAGCCGAAAAATCACTGGCGGTTTATTCAGACGAAGCCACCGAACGGCTGGAGGCCTTTGCGGAGGGAGTCAATGCGTTCATGGAAAGCGAACCGCTGCCTCCGGAGTTTGCGATGATGAATATCGACCCTGAACCGTGGACACCGCTCGATTCATTAACCATCGGAAAATACATGGCGTTCGACCTTGGCGGCCACTGGGAGCGTCAGGCGTTCAACTATTACTTGCTGCAGAATTTCAGCGAGGAAGAAGCGTATGAACTTTTTCCAACCTATCCTGATGAGGCCCCGACGGTTCTTGCAGAAGCAGACGCCGTCGATATTGAAAAAAGCTTTGCCCATGTCATCATTCCGAACGAGTTCAATGGCAGCAACAACTGGGTCGTGAGCGGAGATCGGACGGCTTCAGGGTCTCCTATGCTTGCCGACGACCCGCACCTCGGAATGGCCACTCCGTCGATCTGGTATCAGATGCATTTGGAAGCGCCTGGTTACAACGTTTCCGGTGTGATTTTCGCAGGCATCCCTGGCATCATCCTCGGACATAACGACAACATTGCCTGGGGTGTGACGAACGTTGGCCCCGACGTGCAGCAGCTGTACTTAGAAAAACGGAATCCCGATAATCCGAATCAATTTTTATACGAAGACGAATGGGAAGAGGCGGATGTTTTCACAGAAACCATTGATGTGAAAGACGGGGATCCTGTGGAACTTGAGGTCGTGGAGACCCGCCACGGTCCTGTCATCAGCGATTATGCAGGAGAGTCCGGAAAAGATACGCTGCTCTCCTTACGATGGACCGCCCTGGATGCGACGACTGAACTGGAAGCGGTACTTGAAATGAACCGCGCGGATAATTGGAACTCGTTTGAAAAAGGATTGGAAAAATTCCTTGCACCGGCACAGAACTTTGTTTTTGCAAGTAAAGATGGAACGATTGCTTATAAGGCAAATGGTCAGGTGCCAATCTACAATGAGCCGGATGATGCGCTGCTCCCGATGCGGGGTTGGGAGTCTGAGGATGAGTGGCAGGGATTCGTTCCGTTTGATGAGCTGCCGCGAGTGGTCAACCCGGAGGAAGGATTCATTGCAACAGCGAACAACAAAATTACGACCGAGGACTACCATTACCATATCAGCCACAATTGGGCGCAGCCTTATCGTTATGCGCGGATCAGTGAGATGCTCGAAGGAGAGAATGAGCTGACTCCGGAGCAATTCCAAGCGATGCAGATGGATGTGAAAAACCTCCAGGCAGAAGAGTTCCTGCCTCTATTGCTTGATTATGTTGCCCCCGTCACTTCTATGGAAAAAGAAGCCATCGCGCTGATGGAAGAATGGAACAAGGAGGATGATCGAGCCCTGGCGCAGCCGTTGATCTTCCACCGCTGGATGGCGAACATTCAGGATGAACTTTACAATGTTGATCTGTCCGGAGACATACAACAATTTTTCGAAGGCTCCGGACAAACGACGGATGAATTGCTGCGGATGGGAGAGGAGTCCCGCTGGATGCAAAAAGCGGGAGGTATGGAATCGGTGATTACCGAGGCTTTTCAAGCGACGATGAATGAGGGGAAGGAGGAGTTTGGAGAAAATCCTTCTGAATGGGCGTGGGGAGATGCGCATGCAGTTGAATTCACCCATCCGCTTTCAAGCATCGGATTCCTGGAACGATTCCTGAATCCAGGCGATCCTCGTCCCGTTAGTGGCAGCCGAGTGACAGTAAGGGCCGCTGGTTTCAATAGCAAAGGTCTCGTCAATCACGGAGCATCATGGCGTTTTGTCATCGACATGGATGACACGACCGAAGCGTATCATGTCGTCGGACCTGGACAATCCGGTCATTTCAGAAGTGACTGGTACCATGATCAACTCGAGGATTGGGTGGAAGGGGAGTACCACCGCACGTCCACAGATGAAGTGGACGGCGAGGTTCTGACCCTCACGCCATAA
- a CDS encoding aldo/keto reductase, producing MEKIKISDTSMEASRIGLGTWAIGGWMWGGTDEEQSVKTIHSALDQGINLIDTAPAYGFGRSEEIIGKAVEQYGRREDLLLATKAGIDWNEDSVFRNDSKERIHKEVEDSLKRLKTDYIDIYQVHWPDPITPIHETAEALSYLYKQGKIRAIGVSNFSPKQMDTFREAAPLHTLQPPYNLFEREIESKTLPYVQDHNITTISYGSLCRGLLSGKMSTKREFEGDDLRNNDPKFQQPRFKQYLNAVNELEQLAENRFGKSVLQLAIRWVLDQLGSGIALMGGRRPDQLNPINGVDSFTIDEETKRDIDEILLKHVSDPVGPEFMAPPDRQELGLK from the coding sequence ATGGAAAAAATCAAAATTAGTGATACATCCATGGAAGCGAGCCGCATCGGCCTTGGCACATGGGCGATTGGCGGCTGGATGTGGGGAGGGACGGATGAAGAACAATCCGTAAAAACCATCCACTCCGCGCTTGACCAGGGCATCAACTTGATCGATACCGCACCTGCTTATGGGTTCGGACGCTCAGAAGAAATCATCGGAAAAGCGGTTGAACAATATGGCCGACGCGAAGACCTTCTGCTTGCGACGAAAGCTGGCATTGACTGGAACGAAGACTCTGTTTTCCGTAATGACAGCAAAGAGCGCATCCATAAAGAAGTCGAAGATTCACTGAAACGCTTAAAAACCGATTACATCGATATTTATCAGGTTCACTGGCCCGACCCGATCACACCGATCCACGAAACAGCGGAAGCTCTGTCCTATCTGTACAAACAAGGAAAAATTCGCGCGATCGGGGTCAGCAACTTTTCACCAAAACAGATGGATACTTTCCGTGAAGCAGCACCGCTACACACGCTGCAACCCCCTTACAATCTGTTCGAAAGGGAAATCGAGTCGAAAACCCTGCCTTATGTCCAGGACCATAACATTACGACCATCTCTTACGGTTCTTTATGCCGTGGACTATTATCTGGGAAAATGTCTACGAAACGTGAGTTTGAAGGCGATGATTTGAGAAACAATGATCCGAAATTCCAACAGCCACGCTTCAAACAATACTTGAATGCCGTCAACGAATTGGAACAGCTCGCTGAAAACCGTTTTGGCAAGAGCGTGCTTCAGCTCGCCATCCGATGGGTACTTGATCAGCTAGGGTCCGGCATCGCCCTTATGGGAGGCCGTCGTCCGGATCAGCTCAATCCGATCAACGGTGTCGACAGCTTTACGATTGATGAAGAAACGAAACGTGACATTGATGAAATTCTGCTGAAACACGTCAGTGATCCGGTTGGACCGGAGTTCATGGCTCCCCCTGACCGTCAAGAATTAGGATTGAAATAA
- a CDS encoding DUF456 domain-containing protein encodes MDILIWVIIIACFIASFASVIFPIIPAPLVLWIGFLAYAFFINGSGLSVFFWVGAVVLTILLIVSDIIANSYFVKKYGGSKWGERSAAIGVIIGSFIIPPFGIIVIPFVLVIIVELVQKRSTEEAFKAAIGSLFGFLSGTVAKIIIQAILIIWFFFDI; translated from the coding sequence ATGGATATTCTAATATGGGTGATCATCATCGCCTGTTTCATCGCTAGTTTTGCGAGCGTCATTTTTCCAATCATTCCGGCACCGCTCGTATTATGGATCGGCTTTCTTGCTTATGCGTTCTTCATCAATGGCAGCGGACTCTCGGTCTTCTTCTGGGTCGGAGCGGTCGTCTTAACCATACTGCTCATCGTCTCTGACATCATCGCCAATAGCTACTTCGTGAAAAAGTACGGCGGAAGTAAATGGGGTGAGCGTTCGGCGGCAATAGGTGTCATCATTGGATCATTCATCATTCCGCCATTCGGCATCATCGTCATTCCATTCGTGCTTGTCATCATAGTGGAACTGGTCCAGAAACGATCGACGGAAGAGGCGTTCAAAGCTGCCATCGGCTCTCTGTTCGGTTTTCTCAGTGGGACGGTTGCGAAAATCATCATTCAAGCGATTCTCATCATCTGGTTTTTCTTTGACATTTAA
- a CDS encoding DUF1641 domain-containing protein, which produces MAKAITKIKRYEVSREDQVEQDVREVKEAVADNKDSILKGIELLKALDNGGTLDSVTAFVKAKDEALANVVKEIDKDQYEPLLRNLPELVFLLGEINVTGIRDLSSRLNHGLEAMEGEGTTDKTSFFDLAKALKDPEINRSITMLLHFLKGMGR; this is translated from the coding sequence ATGGCCAAAGCCATTACGAAAATCAAAAGGTATGAAGTATCAAGGGAAGACCAGGTTGAACAGGACGTTCGGGAAGTGAAAGAGGCCGTTGCTGACAACAAAGATTCCATCCTCAAAGGCATCGAATTGTTGAAGGCGCTCGACAACGGAGGTACCCTGGACTCCGTGACCGCTTTTGTAAAAGCCAAGGATGAAGCCCTTGCGAACGTGGTGAAAGAAATCGATAAGGATCAATACGAACCATTGCTGCGCAATCTGCCTGAACTCGTCTTCCTGCTGGGCGAGATCAACGTGACCGGGATCCGTGACTTGAGTTCACGACTGAACCACGGCCTGGAAGCGATGGAAGGGGAAGGGACGACAGACAAGACATCGTTCTTCGACCTTGCCAAAGCGTTGAAAGATCCGGAAATTAACCGCAGCATCACGATGCTCCTCCATTTTTTGAAGGGGATGGGAAGGTAA
- the fdhF gene encoding formate dehydrogenase subunit alpha gives MNEHTVVTINGKEFLAEPGQNLLQLMNEAEEQVPQICYNESLGPIQTCDTCIVQVDGELTRACGTSVKAGMKVQTKLPHVHKAQKESLDRILEKHELYCTVCDYNNGSCEIHNTMAEFGLEHQSRPFQPTSYEKDDSGSFYRYDPDQCILCGRCVEVCQDVQVNETLTIDWDRKEPRVIWDNDVPIDESSCVNCGQCSTVCPCNAMMEKGMEGDAGFLTDTEPGILKSMINLTKKVETGYGPLFAVSDTEAAMREEVIEKEKTVCTYCGVGCSFDVWTKGREILKVEPSAESPANGISTCVKGKFGWDYVNSEERLQKPLIRRGDHFEEVEWDEAIAHVADRMTQIKEEKGADHLAFISSSKATNEESYVMQKLARQVIGTNNVDNCSRYCQAPATKGLFRTVGYGGDSGSIDDIAASKLVLTIGSNTAESHPVLASRIKRSQKLFGQKLFVFDLRKHEMAKRADRFYQPKTGTDLVWLSAVAKYILDQGWEDQSFLDEWVNGFDDYRESLEPFTMEYASELTGIPEQELKDVAKEIAHSESVVVCWAMGVTQHMLGSDTSTAISNLLLITGNYGKPGTGAYPLRGHNNVQGCSDFGSMPNFFPGYEATSDDEVRARYEKAWDATIPKEPGMDNHEMVEAIHDGELSMMYVMGEDTGIVDANINYVTDAFEKLDLFIVQDLFLTKTAEYADVVLPASPSLEKEGTFTNTERRIQRLYQSFEPLEGTKPDWQIIQLIAKELGRDWNYQHPSEIMHEAAGLAPLFAGVHYDRLEGYKSLQWPVAEDGSDQPLLFAEGFPFEDKKAKLYPLTYEMKYDTNEEYDLHVNNGRLLEHFHEGNMTYKSEGIRRKTPNAFIEVSKELAKERGIEEGAEVKLISESGEATGVVTVTDRVRGKEIFLPLNDNGKSAINFLTDNRVDKDTNTPAYKEIAVKMKVLKKKGKSPIPHNNHRRGNPVPQKGVKVQEKWKREDYIFPGKGGR, from the coding sequence TTGAATGAACACACAGTAGTGACGATCAATGGAAAAGAATTTCTGGCGGAACCGGGTCAGAATCTGCTTCAACTGATGAACGAGGCGGAAGAACAGGTACCGCAAATCTGCTACAACGAATCACTGGGACCGATCCAGACGTGTGATACGTGTATCGTCCAGGTCGATGGTGAATTGACGCGGGCGTGTGGCACGAGTGTGAAAGCCGGTATGAAAGTCCAAACGAAACTTCCTCATGTACATAAGGCACAGAAGGAGTCGTTGGACCGCATTTTGGAAAAACACGAATTGTACTGCACGGTTTGTGATTACAACAACGGTTCTTGTGAGATTCACAATACGATGGCAGAGTTCGGATTGGAGCACCAGTCCCGTCCGTTTCAGCCGACCAGTTATGAGAAGGACGATTCCGGCTCTTTTTACCGCTACGACCCGGACCAGTGTATCCTCTGCGGCCGCTGTGTGGAGGTCTGTCAGGATGTACAGGTGAATGAGACGCTTACGATCGACTGGGATCGCAAAGAACCCCGTGTCATCTGGGACAATGATGTTCCGATCGATGAATCCTCGTGCGTCAACTGCGGGCAGTGTTCCACCGTTTGTCCTTGTAACGCGATGATGGAAAAAGGGATGGAAGGCGATGCCGGCTTTTTGACGGACACAGAGCCTGGAATCCTGAAGTCGATGATCAATTTGACGAAGAAAGTGGAGACAGGGTACGGTCCGCTTTTCGCTGTATCGGATACAGAAGCGGCGATGCGCGAAGAAGTCATCGAGAAGGAAAAAACGGTCTGCACCTACTGTGGGGTCGGCTGTTCCTTCGATGTATGGACGAAGGGAAGAGAAATCCTCAAAGTCGAACCGAGTGCCGAATCTCCGGCGAACGGCATTTCCACTTGTGTGAAAGGGAAATTCGGCTGGGATTATGTCAATAGTGAAGAGCGTCTACAGAAGCCGCTTATCCGACGTGGCGACCATTTTGAAGAAGTCGAATGGGACGAAGCGATTGCTCACGTCGCGGATCGCATGACTCAGATCAAGGAAGAAAAAGGCGCGGACCACCTCGCGTTCATTTCTTCTTCCAAAGCGACGAACGAAGAATCGTATGTGATGCAGAAATTAGCCCGCCAAGTGATCGGGACGAACAACGTCGACAACTGTTCCCGCTACTGTCAGGCACCGGCAACGAAAGGCTTGTTCCGTACCGTCGGATATGGAGGGGACTCCGGTTCCATCGACGATATCGCCGCAAGTAAACTGGTCTTGACGATCGGCTCGAATACGGCAGAATCCCATCCGGTTCTCGCTTCTAGAATCAAGCGTTCTCAAAAGCTGTTCGGCCAGAAGTTGTTTGTTTTCGATTTGAGAAAGCACGAAATGGCGAAGCGCGCCGACCGCTTTTATCAGCCGAAGACAGGGACGGACCTCGTCTGGCTTTCCGCTGTAGCGAAGTATATTCTTGACCAAGGCTGGGAAGATCAGAGCTTCCTGGATGAGTGGGTCAACGGATTTGATGACTATCGCGAAAGCCTGGAGCCGTTCACGATGGAGTATGCTTCCGAGTTGACCGGAATCCCTGAGCAGGAGTTGAAGGATGTTGCCAAAGAAATCGCCCATTCGGAATCGGTCGTTGTCTGCTGGGCGATGGGTGTCACGCAGCATATGCTCGGAAGTGATACGAGTACAGCGATCAGTAACCTGCTTCTCATTACAGGAAACTACGGCAAGCCGGGCACAGGTGCTTACCCACTCCGCGGCCACAACAACGTCCAAGGGTGCAGTGACTTCGGAAGCATGCCGAACTTCTTCCCTGGGTATGAAGCGACATCAGATGATGAAGTTCGTGCCCGCTATGAAAAAGCGTGGGATGCGACGATTCCGAAAGAACCGGGCATGGATAACCACGAAATGGTCGAGGCGATCCATGATGGTGAGCTTTCCATGATGTATGTCATGGGTGAGGACACAGGGATTGTTGATGCCAACATCAACTATGTGACCGATGCGTTTGAAAAATTAGACCTCTTCATCGTTCAGGACCTTTTCCTAACGAAGACGGCTGAATACGCGGATGTTGTACTCCCTGCATCTCCTAGTCTTGAAAAAGAAGGAACGTTCACGAATACCGAGCGCCGCATCCAGCGTTTGTATCAGAGCTTCGAGCCGCTCGAAGGGACGAAGCCGGACTGGCAGATCATTCAACTGATCGCCAAAGAACTCGGCCGTGACTGGAACTACCAGCATCCATCTGAAATCATGCACGAAGCGGCAGGTCTAGCACCGTTGTTCGCAGGTGTTCATTACGATCGTCTCGAAGGGTACAAGTCCCTACAATGGCCGGTTGCTGAAGATGGATCCGATCAGCCGCTCTTATTCGCGGAAGGTTTTCCTTTTGAAGATAAGAAAGCGAAGCTGTATCCACTGACGTACGAGATGAAGTACGATACGAATGAAGAATACGACCTGCATGTCAATAACGGTCGCCTGCTTGAGCACTTCCACGAAGGGAACATGACGTATAAGTCGGAAGGTATCCGCCGTAAAACGCCGAACGCCTTTATCGAAGTGTCGAAAGAGCTTGCGAAAGAACGCGGCATTGAAGAAGGTGCAGAAGTGAAACTGATCTCAGAATCAGGGGAAGCGACAGGCGTCGTCACTGTCACCGACCGTGTACGCGGAAAGGAAATCTTCCTGCCGCTCAACGACAACGGCAAGTCAGCGATCAACTTCCTGACCGATAACCGGGTCGATAAAGATACGAATACACCGGCGTATAAAGAAATCGCGGTGAAGATGAAAGTGCTGAAGAAGAAAGGCAAGTCACCGATTCCGCACAACAACCACCGCCGCGGAAATCCTGTCCCGCAAAAAGGTGTCAAAGTACAGGAAAAATGGAAGCGTGAAGATTATATATTCCCAGGCAAGGGGGGACGATGA